DNA sequence from the Coffea eugenioides isolate CCC68of chromosome 9, Ceug_1.0, whole genome shotgun sequence genome:
GCCAGTGAGAGAGGTCATATTTAATAGAATCAAAATAGGATCACCTATGTGTACATCCTGTAGAGAAGATGTAGAGATTGTCAAACATCTATTCTTCCAATGCAAGATAGCCAAAGAGGCATGGCATCTAGCTCCTTTAAGTTGGGAAGGGCTTGAAGATCAAAAAGGAGAATTTAAGAAATGGTGGAGCGCCCTCACAAAAGCTAGATGTAGAACTGAAGGTATGGAACACATAGCTTTAACAACCAATATCCTGTGGCAGATTTAGAAAGCCAGGAATGACGTGATTTTCAACCACACACAGAAACATCCATTCAAAATTGTATAAAAGGCACAGAATGAATGGTTGGAATATAAGAAAGCCGAAGACAAAGAGAAAAGGGTGAGCATGTTGGAAACATCAGGAGTAGAAGAACAACAACAACAGAGGAAGGAGAGTACTAGTGTTATCCATCTAAGTATTGCATCAAGACAGAAGATAGAAGGATGGGAGATGGGAATTGGTATAGTAGCGGAGGATGATAACAAACAGGTTCTAGCTGAATGGGgcctaaaaaaaaataatgaaggcAACACCCTGAGGAATCATGCAGTGGCCATCAAGCTAGCACTATGTAAGGCAAGCGTGCAGCACTAGTTGAAGATTGAGGTCAAAATCAAACAGAAACAATTGCTGAAGATGCTACAGGCCAGCAGATCCAAAGACATGATAATGTACTCTTACTTGGAGGATATCAGGAACCTGTGCTCAATGTTTGCAGAATGCTCATTCGTTTTGTCAACTAGTCAACTTGAGGAAAGAGGAGTCGATTATGTTAGTAAGCATGCTTTAAACGTACCTTTTGATGAAGAGTGGCTCCACTCTTAGTGCCAAAATGTGTCAAGCTCCTCAAGAATTGAGAGAAGAATAGAACAAAAGCAGCAATTGAGAAAGAGGTTCAGGAATGAAagggagaagagagagagaaatcaAAGCAAGAATCTGTAGGGAGGGAAAATGAGATTATTATTTCTTGTTGTCCAATCCATTACACAGTCTAGAATTTATACAAATCAATGATTTTGCCAGTAACCACTCTACTACAACTAACTAACTTCCTACATTCTGTTACAACAACTTTTAACTATTTTTGGCTTTTTATGATAATTGCACTAATGACCCTTGAcacttttatctttttcaatTAAGTCCCTAATCCTGACAATATCCCCTCTGTTTGAGAATAGCCTTGTCCTCAAGGttgaaaatctggaaattgacTATTGATGAAGGACTGATCTTCCCAAGATGCCTCTTCCTCTCCTAACTGATGCCATTTGATAAGGTATTGAATAACAGGAACAGTATTTCTCATAATGATTCTTCTCTGCAAAATTGCAGCAAGTTGTAAAATATACTAGTCATGGCAATCAAGCTTTGGAAATGTGGAGGTAGTGGTTTGATGGGGTCCCAACTTGGGTTTAAGGAGGGAAACATGAAAGACTGGGTGTATTTTTGCTCCTGTTGGAAGTTGGAGCTTGTATGCCATAGCACTAATCTTCTCTATGATCTGAAAATGTCCAAAAAATTTAGCTGCCAACTTTAAGTTCTTCCTGAGTGCTACAGATTGCTATTGATATGGTTGCAGCTTAAGAAAGACCCAATCCCCCAACTCAAACTGTCTCTCTATCCCGTATTTGTTAAGAAATGTCTTCATTATGTTCTGAGTTTGGTGCAAATGCTCCTTGATTCTATGGAGTATCTGAGCTCTTGTCTGCAGGATGTTGTTGGTTGTTGGTATTACTGTGTCACGATAAGGTCCCATAGGTAAAGATAGAGGTTTGCAACTGTAAAGGGCTTCAAAAGGTGAGACTCCCAAGCTGGTGTGATATGAAATGTTATACCATAACTTTGCTAGGCTAAGCCAGTGACTCCACTGAGTTGGAACTTCACTTGTCATGCACCTCAAATAAGTTTCTAAACACTGATTTAATCTTGCACTTTGCCCATCAGTTTCTGGGTGATAGGAGGAACTATAGTACAACTTGGTTTCAGCCATCTTGAATAATTCTTGCCAGAATTTACTGGTGAAGATTTTGTCCCTGTCAGTTATAATTGACTCTGGTAGACCATGGAGTTTATAATTGTGATGTAAGAAGACTTGTGCCATCTGAGCAGTTGAGAATGGATGAGAAAGAGTCATGAAATGACCAAATTTTGTCAACCTATCTATGACCACTAGAATGGTATCAAATCCTTTTGAACAAGACAGCTTCTCTATAAAATCCATGGTAATGTGTGACCATGCTTGGGTTGGAATAGGTAGAGGTTGTAGTAACCCTGGATATGGTACATGTTCACTCTTATTCCTTTGGCAAATTTCACACTCTTGTATGAATTGAATGATCTCCTTCTTCATTCCTGGTAGGTAGAATATACTTTGCACCCTTTGTATACATGCCCTTTGGCCAAAGTGGCCTCCAATAAGGGATTCATGTAGGGCCTTGATTATCTTCTGCTTGATTCCTTGGCTGTTCCCCACATACAGCTTCCCTTTATATCTGAGTATCCCCTAGTTAAATTGAAAGTAAGAGTTCTGTGGTTCAGGGTCCAATAGTAACTGACTCATTAGTTCTTGGCACTGTTTATCTTCAAAGTAGCTGTCTTGTAATTCTTGCATCCATCAAGGTTGGACACTGGTTATTGCCATCAATTGTTGCTGCTCAGGTTGAAGTTCAGGAATGGTTCTTCTAGATAAACATCAGCAACTGTATTTTTTGAACCTTTCTCGTACTAAATTTCATAGTCCAATCCCAACAATTTTGTCAGCCATTTGCATTGAGCAGTAGTGGTTAGCCTTTGTTCTAGCAGAAATTTCAGTGATTTATGATCTGTCCTGATGATGAAGTGATTCCCTACTACGTAATGTTTCCATTTTGTGACTGCAAAGACCAATGCTATCAGCTTTTTTTCATAGATAGATAATCTCATATTTTTAGGGGAAAATGCGTTGCTAATAAATCCTATAGGGTGACCTTCCTGTAATAGTACAACCCCCATGCCTTGGCCACTTGCGTCTGTTTCTACCACAAAAGGAATATCAAAAATAGGTAGTCTCAGCACTGGAGCACTGCTTATGGCTTGCTTAAGGTGATCAAAAGCCTTTTGAGAGTCTGCATTCCAACTATAAGCATCCTTCTTAATTAAATTTGTCAATGGCTTGCTAATTGCTCCATAGCCTTGTATGAAATGCCTGTAGTACCTTGTAAGCCCCAGGAACTACCTGAGCTTTTTAACAGACTTAGGAATACACCATGATAGTATGCATTCCACCTTGCTCATATCCATACTCACTCCTTTGCTGGATACCTCATGTCCTAAATATTCCACTTCCTGCTGAGCAAAAGAACGCTTAGAAAGCTTGGCATATAGTTGGTTGTGCTTGAGCACTTCCAATACCTGGTTTAGATGCTCCTTATGAAAATCCAAGGTGGTACTGTAGACCAAGATGTCATCaaagaaaatcaaaacaaaCTTCCTCAGGAAAGGCTCAAACACCTGGTTTATTACTGCCTGAAATGTTGCAGGTGCATTTGTTAGTCCAAATGGCATCACCAGGAACTCATAATGACCTTGGTGAGTTTGAAAGGCAGTCTTGTGTATATCTTCCATCTCACCCTAATCTAGTGGTACCCTGACCTCAGATCAATCTTGGACAAGAACCCAGCACCATATAATTCATCTAAGAGTTCATCAATGTTAGGCATAGGGTATCTATCTTTAACTATCAAATCATTAAGATGTCTATAGTCTACACAAAAATGCCATGTGTTGTCCTTTTTCTTAACCAGCAACACTGGAGATGCATAAGGACTGTTACTTGGCTTGATAATTCCAGACTTCAACATGTCAGCTATTTGTCTCACAATTTCTGTTTTCTGTGAGTGGGGGTACCTATACGATTTCATTTTGAGGGCCTGTACTCCTGGTTTCAGAGGAATCTGATGATCCAGATTTTTGTTTGGAGGCAACTGAGTAGGCTCCtgaaaaacttttgaaaattgaTCTAGCACTACAGTGATTGCTTCTAGTACCCTTTGCCCCTCTGTAGTCACCTTTCCTGCTTGTGCTGAAATAGCACAACACCTTCTTTTAGCTTGCAAAAATCCTCTGAGGTCTTTTCTCCGGACTAATTCCATGGTTGCATCATTTACTGCCCCATGCAAGGCGACAATCTCTCCTTGATGGAACATAGAAAATTTCAGTTGGTGAAAATCAAAAGTGATGGGACTGTAGTTGCACATCCAGTCCACCCATAAAATAAGATCCCAGTCACCGAATTCCATGATCCTCAGatcaaaacaaaacttataGTTTTGAACATTCCACAGGACCTTTGGGCACAGAGCACCACTAGTTACCAAACTCCTATCTCCGATTGTGACAGTGAAGGGTTTAACATATTTGTATGGAATTCCTTGTGTAGACACAAGCTTGTGATGGATGTAGCTATCACTGCTGCCTGTGTCCACTAAAATCTTGACAGTTTCTCTTGCCAATTGTCCTTCCAACAAAATAGTATTTCGTCTGAGGGAGTCTAAGAGGATATTTAGTGATATTTCCACTAGTTCTCCTGGGTTGCCAGTCAACTCATCTTATTCCCCCAGGGCATCTTGGAATTCAGTGTCCTCATCTTCTTCATTTAGCATAAAGTTCAAATGTTTCATCCTACACTAATGTCCCATCCCAAACTTCTCCCCACATTTAAAGTACAATCTATTATTCCTTCTAAACTATACTTCTTGGGGAGATAATCTCTTAATTTTTGGATTCTAGGTGACTGGTTTTGGTATGTTGCTCTGGGACAGTGTGTAAGTGCTAACCCCTCCATTCGTAGAGGTAGGATGCTTGTACATCCCAAACCTTGGCTCAGCCACCACCTTATTGCCTTCTTTCACTGTTTTCCCTTGCAACTTAAGGGCTTGTTCCTGTAAGTGAGCTACCTTTATAACTCCAGAGAGAGTGTTTGGCTTAAGCATTTTCACCATAGGCTTCATTTCCTCCTTGAGACCACTTGTAAAACTGGAAATAAAGTACTCCTCACTCAAGTTGGGATTCTGGATCAACAtcaatgtttttaattcttcaaATCTCTCTTGGTAAAcctttattgtgcttatttaCTGCAACTTATTAAATTCCTCCACAATGTCCCTACGACAAGTTCCCTTGAACCTCTGGCAAAGTAATTCCTCAAACTTCCTCCATGTCAGCTTGGGTTTCTCCAACTTGATACCCTGGAACCAATTATCAACCTTCTCTTCCAGGAACATTTCCACTACCAGTAACTTATGGTCCTTAGGAATCTTATTCAACATGAAATATTTGTTACATTTTCTGACCCATTCACGGGGTTTTTCTCCATCGAACATGTGTAACTCAAGTTTAGGAAAATTGTGATAAAAAAATCTTACCCAGGAATTCGCAGCTTTTTGCTTCCTCTTCTGCTCCCAAATTCAACCTCTGATGGATGGGAGGTGTTGGCACTAAGGATGTGCGATCTCCCCCAGCCATATCTTCTTCAGTTGAACTCTTTTCTTTGGTCAGTAATGCCTTCATCATCAAACTGAGTGTCTCAAATTTCTACTCCATTCCCAGAACGATCGAGTCCATTCGTTTATCCTTTCCTGCCATTTCTTCTTTTACTTGCAGTTGCATGCTCTTGACATCCTCCATTACTTCCTGTAACTTGAGTTCTTGCTTCTTGAGGTGATCCTCCAATGTTTTGAAACGAATACTTTCTGTCCAATTTGTCAGGCTTCTCAGGAATTGAGGGAAGAATAGAACAGAAACAGCAATTGAGAAAGAGATTCAtgaatgaaagagagaagaaaggagaagagagagagagaagtcaAAGCAAGAATATGTAGGGAGGAAAAATGAGATTATTATTTCTTGTTGTCCAATCCATTACACAGTCTAAAATTTATACAAATCAATGATTTTGCCAATAACCACTCTACTACAACTAACTAACTTCCTACATTCTGTTACAATGACTTTTAACTACTTTTGGCTTCTTATGATAATTGCAATAATGACCCTTGAcacttttatctttttcaatTAAGTCCCTGCTCCCGACAAAGTGCACTTGTACGGTTAAATTGGGCCTTTGCTCAATAATTGTAAAGTTTTACCAAATTTCAATAATATTATCTacgatttctggaaaaaaaaaatgtcaaatgcacAAAAACAAAGTCGGTGGAGCAATACTTTTGGCCTTTTGGGCATCATTTTTTTGGTAGGGAATTTCCCTTAAATATCACCCTCAAAATTAGAAGCACTCAGCCTATCGAGCATCTTCTGCCGTCGTCTCCCCCATAGCCCGCCGGAGGCACCGACAGCCAGC
Encoded proteins:
- the LOC113782107 gene encoding uncharacterized protein LOC113782107, encoding MAGGDRTSLVPTPPIHQRLNLGAEEEAKSCEFLVEMFLEEKVDNWFQGIKLEKPKLTWRKFEELLCQRFKGTCRRDIVEEFNKLHFTSGLKEEMKPMVKMLKPNTLSGVIKVAHLQEQALKLQGKTVKEGNKVVAEPRRNTILLEGQLARETVKILVDTGSSDSYIHHKLVSTQGIPYKYVKPFTVTIGDRSLVTSGALCPKVLWNVQNYKFCFDLRIMEFGDWDLILWVDWMCNYSPITFDFHQLKFSMFHQGEIVALHGAVNDATMELVRRKDLRGFLQAKRRCCAISAQAGKVTTEGQRVLEAITVVLDQFSKVFQEPTQLPPNKNLDHQIPLKPGVQALKMKSYRYPHSQKTEIVRQIADMLKSGIIKPSNSPYASPVLLVKKKDNTWHFCVDYRHLNDLIVKDRYPMPNIDELLDELYGAGFLSKIDLRSGYH